The following proteins are co-located in the Polystyrenella longa genome:
- a CDS encoding prenyltransferase/squalene oxidase repeat-containing protein — MILPRFCLLLTITFCPFLLNNASAAEEEEKVPQYEFEGITIPPASADEPIRKEFSLEKAAGYLDQGATAWTNSHGCVSCHTTGSYMVLRPSLSELLGKPKTEMRDFFVSELADYKQMSRKELRIGANAATVVYLAAGLAEWDKHVTGELSPETDEALRFMFEIEEENGTWTSADCWPPLESSPYQIASVATIATATAPGWLESVKDDSELQTRITKLKSYMSGTEPPHDYGRVLLLWSSARYPGLLEEAKQKELIELLLSHQNDDGGWSVRSFSQPEKWGKGNRAERLNAETDEQRSASDGHQSGLALLVLQEAGVPASDPRVQKGLNWLLTNQRESGRWWTRSLNTDEWHYVTFSGSLYPLTALIKYGAVDQPKVSLKTD; from the coding sequence ATGATCTTGCCCCGATTCTGTCTGCTGCTGACGATTACCTTCTGCCCCTTCCTGCTGAACAATGCCAGTGCTGCAGAGGAAGAAGAGAAAGTACCTCAGTACGAGTTCGAAGGCATTACGATTCCTCCTGCTTCGGCTGATGAACCAATCCGTAAGGAGTTTTCGCTGGAGAAAGCGGCCGGCTATCTCGACCAAGGGGCGACCGCCTGGACCAATAGCCATGGATGTGTCAGTTGTCATACAACCGGCTCGTATATGGTTCTCCGGCCTTCGCTGTCAGAATTGCTGGGCAAACCGAAAACTGAAATGCGAGACTTCTTTGTTTCGGAACTGGCCGATTACAAACAGATGAGCCGCAAAGAATTGAGAATCGGTGCCAACGCCGCCACGGTGGTTTATCTCGCGGCTGGACTGGCCGAGTGGGATAAACATGTCACGGGCGAACTCTCTCCCGAAACGGACGAAGCGTTACGGTTCATGTTCGAGATCGAAGAAGAGAACGGCACTTGGACCTCCGCCGATTGCTGGCCTCCACTGGAATCGAGTCCCTACCAGATCGCTTCCGTCGCAACGATCGCGACCGCCACCGCTCCGGGCTGGTTGGAATCAGTGAAAGATGACTCCGAACTGCAAACTCGAATTACAAAACTCAAAAGCTATATGAGTGGGACCGAACCCCCTCACGATTATGGTCGCGTCCTGTTGCTCTGGAGTTCGGCCCGATACCCGGGCTTGCTCGAAGAAGCCAAACAGAAGGAATTGATTGAACTTCTCTTGAGTCATCAGAACGACGATGGCGGTTGGTCCGTTCGTTCGTTCTCACAACCGGAGAAATGGGGAAAAGGGAATCGTGCCGAACGACTCAATGCCGAGACTGACGAACAGCGTTCGGCCAGTGACGGACACCAATCGGGACTCGCTCTGCTCGTTCTACAGGAAGCGGGCGTGCCGGCCAGCGATCCTCGCGTTCAAAAAGGGTTAAACTGGTTGCTCACGAATCAACGGGAATCAGGCCGCTGGTGGACCCGTTCCCTTAACACCGATGAATGGCATTACGTCACCTTCAGTGGCAGCCTTTACCCGCTGACAGCGCTCATTAAGTACGGCGCCGTCGACCAACCGAAGGTCTCTCTTAAAACGGACTGA